In one Gossypium hirsutum isolate 1008001.06 chromosome D09, Gossypium_hirsutum_v2.1, whole genome shotgun sequence genomic region, the following are encoded:
- the LOC107891752 gene encoding cyclin-T1-5 isoform X3 yields the protein MFIAGKVEETPRPLKDVILVSYEIIHKKDPAAAQRIKQKEVYEQQKELILIGERVVLATLGFDLNVHHPYKPLVEAIKKFKVAQNALAQVAWNFVNDGLRTSLCLQFKPHHIAAGAIFLAAKFLKVKLPSDGEKVWWQEFDVTPRQLEEVSNQMLELYEQNRVPPSQGSEVEGGGVGGDTSHRTQAKHPSGSEEKQVSSRSVADHSSVDKHGMSTRTAQNQNSANGEMGGVITDHKLDTETKDGNQHHELLPHKEHMREVSNKSRSGTERTGGEDQERTGGRNDTAETGEWRDEGASRKGSGVVGRNLDIREGPVGQSPKEAIKIDKNKLKAALEKRRKSRGETMKKKDVMDEDDLIERELEDGVELAVEDEKIKRERQNWSRNENQDHVKDHGEMGEANHYITKGQSSQGFETEAAEEGEMLDDASPKVNPQKRKGGSPPERQSEGKKRHEYTSSYNHDTVEDGPKSGRNSYPDKEYRRHAHENHF from the exons ATGTTCATAGCTGGGAAAGTTGAAGAGACACCTCGTCCATTAAAGGATGTTATTCTCGTTTCCTATGAGATAATACACAAAAAAGATCCTGCTGCAGCTCAGAGGATCAAACAGAAG GAAGTGTATGAACAACAAAAGGAGCTAATTTTAATTGGGGAGAGGGTTGTGCTTGCCACTTTGGGGTTTGACCTCAACGTTCACCATCCATATAAACCTCTTGTTGAGGCTATAAAGAAATTCAAGGTTGCTCAGAATGCTCTTGCCCAAGTCGCATGGAATTTTGTTAACGACGG GTTGAGGACGTCACTCTGCCTCCAATTTAAGCCTCATCATATTGCAGCTGGTGCTATTTTCCTCGCTGCCAAGTTCCTCAAAGTAAAGCTTCCGTCAGATGGTGAGAAGGTCTGGTGGCAAGAATTTGACGTCACCCCACGCCAGTTGGAAG AGGTTAGCAATCAAATGCTGGAACTTTATGAGCAAAACCGAGTACCCCCATCTCAGGGTAGTGAAGTAGAAGGAGGTGGTGTCGGTGGTGATACATCTCATCGAACACAGGCTAAACATCCATCGGGAAGTGAGGAAAAACAAGTATCTTCACGGTCAGTGGCCGACCACTCATCTGTTGACAAACATGGTATGTCAACAAGGACTGCCCAAAATCAAAATAGTGCTAATGGTGAGATGGGAGGTGTTATTACTGATCACAAGTTGGATACTGAGACCAAGGATGGTAATCAACATCATGAGCTATTACCGCATAAGGAGCACATGAGGGAAGTTTCAAATAAATCTAGGTCTGGAACGGAGCGAACCGGGGGAGAAGACCAGGAAAGAACTGGCGGAAGAAATGACACTGCAGAAACCGGTGAATGGAGAGATGAGGGAGCATCACGTAAGGGTAGCGGTGTGGTTGGGCGAAACTTGGACATTCGGGAAGGACCTGTTGGCCAGTCACCCAAAGAAGCtattaaaatagacaaaaataagtTGAAGGCTGCGCTTGAGAAAAGAAGGAAGTCGCGTGGGGAAACGATGAAGAAAAAGGATGTCATGGACGAAGACGATCTTATCGAGAGGGAACTAGAGGATGGGGTTGAATTGGCTGTGGAAGATGAGAAAATCAAGCGAGAACGACAGAACTGGTCTAGAAATGAGAATCAAGATCATGTTAAGGACCATGGGGAaatgggagaagcgaaccactACATTACAAAAGGGCAATCATCTCAGGGATTTGAAACAGAGGCTGCCGAAGAAGGAGAAATGCTGGATGATGCTTCTCCAAAAGTAAATCCCCAAAAGCGAAAAGGTGGAAGCCCACCAGAGAGGCAATCTGAAGGGAAGAAACGTCATGAGTACACATCAAGTTACAACCACGACACCGTAGAAGACGGGCCAAAAAGTGGTCGTAATAGTTATCCGGATAAAGAATATCGAAGGCATGCACACGAGAATCATTTCTGA
- the LOC107891752 gene encoding cyclin-T1-5 isoform X1: MLPGDSSHHSTSDSGPSRNSQDKQEEVRRWYFSRKEIEENSPSRMDGIDLKKETYLRKSYCTFLQDLGMRLKVPQVTIATAIIFCHRFFIRQSHVKNDRRTIATVCMFIAGKVEETPRPLKDVILVSYEIIHKKDPAAAQRIKQKEVYEQQKELILIGERVVLATLGFDLNVHHPYKPLVEAIKKFKVAQNALAQVAWNFVNDGLRTSLCLQFKPHHIAAGAIFLAAKFLKVKLPSDGEKVWWQEFDVTPRQLEEVSNQMLELYEQNRVPPSQGSEVEGGGVGGDTSHRTQAKHPSGSEEKQVSSRSVADHSSVDKHGMSTRTAQNQNSANGEMGGVITDHKLDTETKDGNQHHELLPHKEHMREVSNKSRSGTERTGGEDQERTGGRNDTAETGEWRDEGASRKGSGVVGRNLDIREGPVGQSPKEAIKIDKNKLKAALEKRRKSRGETMKKKDVMDEDDLIERELEDGVELAVEDEKIKRERQNWSRNENQDHVKDHGEMGEANHYITKGQSSQGFETEAAEEGEMLDDASPKVNPQKRKGGSPPERQSEGKKRHEYTSSYNHDTVEDGPKSGRNSYPDKEYRRHAHENHF; encoded by the exons ATGTTACCTGGGGATTCCTCGCATCATTCGACATCTGATAGCGGGCCTTCTAGAAATTCTCAAGATAAGCAAGAGGAAGTCCGTCGTTGGTATTTTtcaagaaaagaaatagaagaaaattCCCCATCAAGAATGGATGGTATTGATTTGAAGAAAGAGACATACTTGCGCAAGTCGTATTGTACATTTTTGCAGGATTTGGGCATGAGGCTGAAAGT GCCTCAGGTAACAATAGCTACAGCAATAATCTTTTGTCACCGCTTCTTCATTCGACAATCACATGTGAAAAATGATAGAAGG ACCATTGCTACTGTGTGTATGTTCATAGCTGGGAAAGTTGAAGAGACACCTCGTCCATTAAAGGATGTTATTCTCGTTTCCTATGAGATAATACACAAAAAAGATCCTGCTGCAGCTCAGAGGATCAAACAGAAG GAAGTGTATGAACAACAAAAGGAGCTAATTTTAATTGGGGAGAGGGTTGTGCTTGCCACTTTGGGGTTTGACCTCAACGTTCACCATCCATATAAACCTCTTGTTGAGGCTATAAAGAAATTCAAGGTTGCTCAGAATGCTCTTGCCCAAGTCGCATGGAATTTTGTTAACGACGG GTTGAGGACGTCACTCTGCCTCCAATTTAAGCCTCATCATATTGCAGCTGGTGCTATTTTCCTCGCTGCCAAGTTCCTCAAAGTAAAGCTTCCGTCAGATGGTGAGAAGGTCTGGTGGCAAGAATTTGACGTCACCCCACGCCAGTTGGAAG AGGTTAGCAATCAAATGCTGGAACTTTATGAGCAAAACCGAGTACCCCCATCTCAGGGTAGTGAAGTAGAAGGAGGTGGTGTCGGTGGTGATACATCTCATCGAACACAGGCTAAACATCCATCGGGAAGTGAGGAAAAACAAGTATCTTCACGGTCAGTGGCCGACCACTCATCTGTTGACAAACATGGTATGTCAACAAGGACTGCCCAAAATCAAAATAGTGCTAATGGTGAGATGGGAGGTGTTATTACTGATCACAAGTTGGATACTGAGACCAAGGATGGTAATCAACATCATGAGCTATTACCGCATAAGGAGCACATGAGGGAAGTTTCAAATAAATCTAGGTCTGGAACGGAGCGAACCGGGGGAGAAGACCAGGAAAGAACTGGCGGAAGAAATGACACTGCAGAAACCGGTGAATGGAGAGATGAGGGAGCATCACGTAAGGGTAGCGGTGTGGTTGGGCGAAACTTGGACATTCGGGAAGGACCTGTTGGCCAGTCACCCAAAGAAGCtattaaaatagacaaaaataagtTGAAGGCTGCGCTTGAGAAAAGAAGGAAGTCGCGTGGGGAAACGATGAAGAAAAAGGATGTCATGGACGAAGACGATCTTATCGAGAGGGAACTAGAGGATGGGGTTGAATTGGCTGTGGAAGATGAGAAAATCAAGCGAGAACGACAGAACTGGTCTAGAAATGAGAATCAAGATCATGTTAAGGACCATGGGGAaatgggagaagcgaaccactACATTACAAAAGGGCAATCATCTCAGGGATTTGAAACAGAGGCTGCCGAAGAAGGAGAAATGCTGGATGATGCTTCTCCAAAAGTAAATCCCCAAAAGCGAAAAGGTGGAAGCCCACCAGAGAGGCAATCTGAAGGGAAGAAACGTCATGAGTACACATCAAGTTACAACCACGACACCGTAGAAGACGGGCCAAAAAGTGGTCGTAATAGTTATCCGGATAAAGAATATCGAAGGCATGCACACGAGAATCATTTCTGA
- the LOC107891752 gene encoding cyclin-T1-5 isoform X2 translates to MNLTPFLIWQRPQVTIATAIIFCHRFFIRQSHVKNDRRTIATVCMFIAGKVEETPRPLKDVILVSYEIIHKKDPAAAQRIKQKEVYEQQKELILIGERVVLATLGFDLNVHHPYKPLVEAIKKFKVAQNALAQVAWNFVNDGLRTSLCLQFKPHHIAAGAIFLAAKFLKVKLPSDGEKVWWQEFDVTPRQLEEVSNQMLELYEQNRVPPSQGSEVEGGGVGGDTSHRTQAKHPSGSEEKQVSSRSVADHSSVDKHGMSTRTAQNQNSANGEMGGVITDHKLDTETKDGNQHHELLPHKEHMREVSNKSRSGTERTGGEDQERTGGRNDTAETGEWRDEGASRKGSGVVGRNLDIREGPVGQSPKEAIKIDKNKLKAALEKRRKSRGETMKKKDVMDEDDLIERELEDGVELAVEDEKIKRERQNWSRNENQDHVKDHGEMGEANHYITKGQSSQGFETEAAEEGEMLDDASPKVNPQKRKGGSPPERQSEGKKRHEYTSSYNHDTVEDGPKSGRNSYPDKEYRRHAHENHF, encoded by the exons ATGAATTTGACTCCGTTTCTTATCTGGCAAAGGCCTCAGGTAACAATAGCTACAGCAATAATCTTTTGTCACCGCTTCTTCATTCGACAATCACATGTGAAAAATGATAGAAGG ACCATTGCTACTGTGTGTATGTTCATAGCTGGGAAAGTTGAAGAGACACCTCGTCCATTAAAGGATGTTATTCTCGTTTCCTATGAGATAATACACAAAAAAGATCCTGCTGCAGCTCAGAGGATCAAACAGAAG GAAGTGTATGAACAACAAAAGGAGCTAATTTTAATTGGGGAGAGGGTTGTGCTTGCCACTTTGGGGTTTGACCTCAACGTTCACCATCCATATAAACCTCTTGTTGAGGCTATAAAGAAATTCAAGGTTGCTCAGAATGCTCTTGCCCAAGTCGCATGGAATTTTGTTAACGACGG GTTGAGGACGTCACTCTGCCTCCAATTTAAGCCTCATCATATTGCAGCTGGTGCTATTTTCCTCGCTGCCAAGTTCCTCAAAGTAAAGCTTCCGTCAGATGGTGAGAAGGTCTGGTGGCAAGAATTTGACGTCACCCCACGCCAGTTGGAAG AGGTTAGCAATCAAATGCTGGAACTTTATGAGCAAAACCGAGTACCCCCATCTCAGGGTAGTGAAGTAGAAGGAGGTGGTGTCGGTGGTGATACATCTCATCGAACACAGGCTAAACATCCATCGGGAAGTGAGGAAAAACAAGTATCTTCACGGTCAGTGGCCGACCACTCATCTGTTGACAAACATGGTATGTCAACAAGGACTGCCCAAAATCAAAATAGTGCTAATGGTGAGATGGGAGGTGTTATTACTGATCACAAGTTGGATACTGAGACCAAGGATGGTAATCAACATCATGAGCTATTACCGCATAAGGAGCACATGAGGGAAGTTTCAAATAAATCTAGGTCTGGAACGGAGCGAACCGGGGGAGAAGACCAGGAAAGAACTGGCGGAAGAAATGACACTGCAGAAACCGGTGAATGGAGAGATGAGGGAGCATCACGTAAGGGTAGCGGTGTGGTTGGGCGAAACTTGGACATTCGGGAAGGACCTGTTGGCCAGTCACCCAAAGAAGCtattaaaatagacaaaaataagtTGAAGGCTGCGCTTGAGAAAAGAAGGAAGTCGCGTGGGGAAACGATGAAGAAAAAGGATGTCATGGACGAAGACGATCTTATCGAGAGGGAACTAGAGGATGGGGTTGAATTGGCTGTGGAAGATGAGAAAATCAAGCGAGAACGACAGAACTGGTCTAGAAATGAGAATCAAGATCATGTTAAGGACCATGGGGAaatgggagaagcgaaccactACATTACAAAAGGGCAATCATCTCAGGGATTTGAAACAGAGGCTGCCGAAGAAGGAGAAATGCTGGATGATGCTTCTCCAAAAGTAAATCCCCAAAAGCGAAAAGGTGGAAGCCCACCAGAGAGGCAATCTGAAGGGAAGAAACGTCATGAGTACACATCAAGTTACAACCACGACACCGTAGAAGACGGGCCAAAAAGTGGTCGTAATAGTTATCCGGATAAAGAATATCGAAGGCATGCACACGAGAATCATTTCTGA
- the LOC107891752 gene encoding cyclin-T1-5 isoform X4, with translation MSVKSQSWCVSLSFCLFLLNSKFLLRIKFFPPTAVSLEVYEQQKELILIGERVVLATLGFDLNVHHPYKPLVEAIKKFKVAQNALAQVAWNFVNDGLRTSLCLQFKPHHIAAGAIFLAAKFLKVKLPSDGEKVWWQEFDVTPRQLEEVSNQMLELYEQNRVPPSQGSEVEGGGVGGDTSHRTQAKHPSGSEEKQVSSRSVADHSSVDKHGMSTRTAQNQNSANGEMGGVITDHKLDTETKDGNQHHELLPHKEHMREVSNKSRSGTERTGGEDQERTGGRNDTAETGEWRDEGASRKGSGVVGRNLDIREGPVGQSPKEAIKIDKNKLKAALEKRRKSRGETMKKKDVMDEDDLIERELEDGVELAVEDEKIKRERQNWSRNENQDHVKDHGEMGEANHYITKGQSSQGFETEAAEEGEMLDDASPKVNPQKRKGGSPPERQSEGKKRHEYTSSYNHDTVEDGPKSGRNSYPDKEYRRHAHENHF, from the exons ATGAGTGTAAAATCGCAATCATGGTGTGTTTCTCTTTCCTTCTGTCTGTTCCTCTTGAACTCAAAATTCTTGCTCAGAATCAAATTTTTTCCTCCAACAGCTGTGTCCTTG GAAGTGTATGAACAACAAAAGGAGCTAATTTTAATTGGGGAGAGGGTTGTGCTTGCCACTTTGGGGTTTGACCTCAACGTTCACCATCCATATAAACCTCTTGTTGAGGCTATAAAGAAATTCAAGGTTGCTCAGAATGCTCTTGCCCAAGTCGCATGGAATTTTGTTAACGACGG GTTGAGGACGTCACTCTGCCTCCAATTTAAGCCTCATCATATTGCAGCTGGTGCTATTTTCCTCGCTGCCAAGTTCCTCAAAGTAAAGCTTCCGTCAGATGGTGAGAAGGTCTGGTGGCAAGAATTTGACGTCACCCCACGCCAGTTGGAAG AGGTTAGCAATCAAATGCTGGAACTTTATGAGCAAAACCGAGTACCCCCATCTCAGGGTAGTGAAGTAGAAGGAGGTGGTGTCGGTGGTGATACATCTCATCGAACACAGGCTAAACATCCATCGGGAAGTGAGGAAAAACAAGTATCTTCACGGTCAGTGGCCGACCACTCATCTGTTGACAAACATGGTATGTCAACAAGGACTGCCCAAAATCAAAATAGTGCTAATGGTGAGATGGGAGGTGTTATTACTGATCACAAGTTGGATACTGAGACCAAGGATGGTAATCAACATCATGAGCTATTACCGCATAAGGAGCACATGAGGGAAGTTTCAAATAAATCTAGGTCTGGAACGGAGCGAACCGGGGGAGAAGACCAGGAAAGAACTGGCGGAAGAAATGACACTGCAGAAACCGGTGAATGGAGAGATGAGGGAGCATCACGTAAGGGTAGCGGTGTGGTTGGGCGAAACTTGGACATTCGGGAAGGACCTGTTGGCCAGTCACCCAAAGAAGCtattaaaatagacaaaaataagtTGAAGGCTGCGCTTGAGAAAAGAAGGAAGTCGCGTGGGGAAACGATGAAGAAAAAGGATGTCATGGACGAAGACGATCTTATCGAGAGGGAACTAGAGGATGGGGTTGAATTGGCTGTGGAAGATGAGAAAATCAAGCGAGAACGACAGAACTGGTCTAGAAATGAGAATCAAGATCATGTTAAGGACCATGGGGAaatgggagaagcgaaccactACATTACAAAAGGGCAATCATCTCAGGGATTTGAAACAGAGGCTGCCGAAGAAGGAGAAATGCTGGATGATGCTTCTCCAAAAGTAAATCCCCAAAAGCGAAAAGGTGGAAGCCCACCAGAGAGGCAATCTGAAGGGAAGAAACGTCATGAGTACACATCAAGTTACAACCACGACACCGTAGAAGACGGGCCAAAAAGTGGTCGTAATAGTTATCCGGATAAAGAATATCGAAGGCATGCACACGAGAATCATTTCTGA